In the Mastacembelus armatus chromosome 2, fMasArm1.2, whole genome shotgun sequence genome, one interval contains:
- the LOC113127152 gene encoding cyclin-dependent kinase 5 activator 1-like, with amino-acid sequence MGTVLSLSPGSRKAAARGPEKLALHKPLEAREEEEEDAKKKKRHPVLLHALSWKKRLVAARAKRKGGKKVKPAVSEPVNVQRDQAATDSRHRTLKAGHRHGPIPVPVPTVPEHVQNQNQKQGRPDLIISPRRVVVQASTGELLRCLSDFLCRRCVKLKELSSNQIVLWFRNVDRALLVQGWQDQCFISPASVVFVYLLCREAVVEDTSSEQELHATFLTCLYLAYSYLGNEISYPLKPFLVESSRDAFWERALELISHLSCEMLRINADPHFFTEVFQDLKSQGGDREKQEKGKDKQRPREEDEKDQVKEEKKKKEEETEEKENDAENRSDDLDR; translated from the exons ATGGGAACGGTGCTGTCTCTGTCTCCGGGCTCGCGAAAAGCCGCGGCTCGTGGGCCGGAGAAGCTCGCGCTGCACAAGCCCCTGGAAGCCcgcgaggaggaggaggaggacgcgaagaagaagaagcggCACCCGGTGCTGCTGCACGCGCTCAGCTGGAAGAAGCGCCTCGTGGCGGCGCGAGCCAAGAGGAAGGGCGGGAAGAAGGTGAAGCCCGCGGTGTCCGAGCCCGTGAACGTGCAGCGGGACCAGGCGGCCACCGACAGCCGCCACAGAACCCTGAAGGCCGGACATCGGCACGGGCCCATCCCGGTACCGGTACCCACCGTCCCGGAGCACGttcagaaccagaaccagaagcAGGGCAGGCCGGACCTGATCATCTCACCGCGGCGGGTGGTGGTGCAG GCGTCGACAGGCGAGCTCCTTCGTTGTCTTTCTGACTTTTTGTGTCGTCGCTGTGTCAAACTGAAGGAGTTGTCGTCCAATCAGATTGTCCTCTGGTTCAGAAACGTGGACCGAGCGCTCCTAGTCCAGGGCTGGCAG GACCAGTGCTTCATCAGTCCTGCCAGTGTAGTCTTTGTGTACCTGCTGTGCAGGGAGGCAGTGGTTGAGGACACGTCTTCAGAGCAGGAGCTCCACGCCACCTTCCTCACTTGTCTCTACCTGGCCTACTCCTACCTGGGCAATGAGATTTCATACCCCTTGAAACCTTTCCTGGTGGAGTCCAGCCGTGATGCATTCTGGGAGAGAGCGCTGGAGCTGATCAGCCACCTGAGCTGTGAGATGCTGCGAATCAACGCTGACCCACACTTCTTCACCGAGGTGTTTCAAGACCTGAAGAGCCAGGGAGGAGACAGGGAGAAACAGGAGAAAGGAAAGGACAAACAAAGGCCTagggaggaggatgagaagGATCaagtgaaggaggagaagaagaagaaagaagaggagactgaagagaaagaaaatgatgcagaaaacagGAGTGATGATCTGGATCGTTAA
- the LOC113127150 gene encoding solute carrier family 22 member 13 isoform X3: MAREDKEREPRLCSWTDWLSYGQTLFMVGLLLGSLFGGAICDRFGKRPVLLLGVCMHTMCGLVPAVLPQPLLFLAVRCLTGICCCFINICSFSLAVEWTRPAARLWSSALLPFCFSLGMMGGAPLAWLSPTWRQLHLSLSLPQLICLPLFFSIPESPQWLLLKQRTDVLDVYRSNSPADEQCLDVLLESAWSDLQKTTAGHTQEEPPAGHTPNGIIHQLRHPTILLRLTIMSYLSVATALTYYGICMNIGSFGVGVYSAQFFSGITETPCLLVPLVRLGRRPMSMLSLFLSGAACFLSFLLSRYNCEPVLVMSLALLGKLCIGAAIFISILYSIELFPTVVRQRCLSLVNLCYRIGSLVNTFVSPNPNGAISLAAMVIYSSGPIIGCGLCVLLPETSGVTLPDSIEDCDRQPRPRPLSIVDLWRTRNKFPDREDTS; the protein is encoded by the exons ATGGCCAGAGAGGACAAAGAGAGGGAACCAAGAT tgtgtagtTGGACAGACTGGTTGTCCTATGGTCAGACTCTGTTCATGGTTGGTCTGCTGCTGGGCTCTTTATTTGGAGGAGCAATATGTGACCG TTTTGGGAAGCGTCCGGTGTTGCTGCtgggtgtgtgcatgcacaccaTGTGTGGCCTTGTACCTGCTGTCCTTCCTCAGCCACTCCTCTTCCTCGCTGTTCGCTGCCTAACGggcatctgctgctgcttcatcaaCATCTGCTCTTTCAGCCTGG CAGTGGAATGGACTCGTCCTGCCGCTCGCCTCTGGTCATCGGCCTTGCTGCCGTTCTGCTTTAGTCTAGGGATGATGGGTGGAGCTCCCCTGGCCTGGCTCAGCCCAACCTGGAGGCAACTGCACCTGTCATTGTCTCTACCACAACTCATCTGTCTGCCACTATTCTT TTCAATCCCAGAATCACCTCAATGGTTGCTATTAAAGCAGAGGACAGATGTTCTGGACGTTTATCGCAGCAACAGCcctgcagatgaacagtgtcTGGATGTG ttgcTGGAATCGGCATGGTCTGACCTGCAGAAAACcactgcaggacacacacaggaggAGCCACCTGCAGGACACACCCCCAATGGCATCATCCACCAACTGAGACACCCAACCATTCTTCTGCGACTGACTATCATGAGCTACCTGAG TGTTGCGACAGCACTGACTTACTACGGCATCTGTATGAACATTGGTTCATTCGGCGTTGGCGTGTACTCCGCCCAGTTCTTCTCTGGCATCACAGAGACTCCCTGCCTGCTCGTGCCCTTGGTCCGCCTGGGCCGGCGTCCAATGAGCATGCTTTCTCTGTTCCTGAGTGGAGCAGCCTGCTTCCTTTCATTTCTGCTGTCCAGATACAACT gtgaaCCAGTATTAGTGATGAGTCTGGCTCTGCTGGGAAAACTCTGTATTGGAGCTGCCATCTTTATCTCCATACTGTACAGCATCGAGCTGTTCCCGACTGTGGTCAg ACAGCGGTGTTTGTCTCTGGTCAACCTGTGTTACCGGATCGGCTCCCTGGTCAACACATTTGTTTCTCCCAACCCCAATGGAGCAATCTCATTGGCTGCTATGGTCATCTACAGCAGTGGACCAATCATAGGCTGCGGATTGTGCGTGCTGCTGCCAGAGACCAGCGGCGTTACACTCCCTGATTCAATAGAGGACTGCGACAGGCAGCCACGGCCCCGCCCACTCAGCATTGTGGACCTGTGGAGGACACG GAACAAGTTTCCAGACAGAGAGGACACCTCTTAA